The genomic segment CTTTACTCTGGACGTTaaatacatcatcatcatcatcaggTCAGACTGCTGATAAGTCAAACCACCCACTTTTCGTATTGCGCCTCGTGCGATGGTTCCGTTTACCTACAGTCTCCCCCCAATGTTCAGCTTTGTCTGGGTTGCAACTCAATCCCATGTTGCCCAAGGATCTCGGTCTGTTCTATGAACCCGATTGCCTTGGCGGCTGCTTTGCGCTCGTTCAGTATGACCCGAAGATTGTATCGTCCAGAGAGGGCTCCGATGTTACGAGCTAGTCAGGGCAACTAACTGTGGCACAAAGCAAAAGCTTCGGGAATGATGCACCTGCATCATTATCCCCTGTTCTGCACTATATAGTTACGCCGGCCAGCACCCAACTGGTTGGGCCGTAACAAGAGAATCACCAACATAGTTGAATTTAGGTCCTTTGCTGCAACTTACCTTGCCTAATGTTTATCTGCTAAAGATGTAAAATCTAGAATATCGCCTTGTTATTGTTTATACTGTTTTCGCTCTCAGTCTACCTCTATTCTTCATCTGTCTTCGTTTTCGCTCCTGCCTGTCACAATTGGGATCTATTGTGCGTATTCCTATTCTCAGATATCTCGTCTATCCGACACTGTATGCCTAATGGAGTGTGGCTGATATTTTTTATCCAGGAAGATACATTAATATATAACTAACGACTAAATTATTACAGGGGAAGCGCGCCGGTAATCTCCGGACGTGATTAAGGTTAAAAGGTTACTACGTAGAGTAAAGTGGTAATTATCTTATTCAAAATTTCCTAACGTAATCAGTTATTCTGCCTAAGTTTAAATGTTGCTTTAAGAGGATTACTGTACCCTACGTTCGACTGCTTGGAAATCAAACATCTTGTCATCTAGCACAATGTATTTCTCAGTCTGGCTATTCACATTATTTGCTATCTCTATGTCGAGCTTCTGGAATGTGCCCTTTGTTTTCGGCGCAGCACACTTGAATCGATCTGTGCGAATTCACAAGCGATCCTTGGACACCTGGGTATCGGTCGGCCGCAATGGCAACTGGCCATGCTCCAGGGCGCAAATCGCAGCGATCGAAAGCGCGGTAGAGTATACCAAGATTCTAGCGAATGGGGCGATAGTAGCGTTGGATGACTCGGGAAGGTCTTCATCGGCATACTTGCGCTGGTTTGGTCGTAAGCTTGTCACATCTTAACCTATTTAACAGGTGTCTGTTTTGGTTTTTAAGCATTGAGTAATGACTGACATTGAATGATACCTTTAACTCATAGATGGTAACGCTTACGAATCTGATCTCAAAGCTATTAAAGAACATCACTACGGCGCTGTGATTTCTGAGCTACGAGCCCCTGAATCTGGAACCGTGGATTCTGTAGAAGAAGGCGGTGCGGATCCAGAAAGACTCGTTTACGCCT from the Colletotrichum higginsianum IMI 349063 chromosome 11, whole genome shotgun sequence genome contains:
- a CDS encoding protease; translation: MYFSVWLFTLFAISMSSFWNVPFVFGAAHLNRSVRIHKRSLDTWVSVGRNGNWPCSRAQIAAIESAVEYTKILANGAIVALDDSGRSSSAYLRWFGHGNAYESDLKAIKEHHYGAVISELRAPESGTVDSVEEGGADPERLVYACPAAGSNLCASGEAAAVINAGDSGFRVNLLYLCPSFFNKVSHSRMLSNWRRGTYTSSAGLVLLHEMQHLDAVVGSERRCVDHAYSVSGCEDLDDEEKITNAQNFAFFALDVTASPPR